Proteins from a genomic interval of Oceanimonas doudoroffii:
- the thiM gene encoding hydroxyethylthiazole kinase, translating to MNTKQIITALKAVRVQKPLVLNITNFVVMNNSANGLLALGASPIMAHSREELAELVPLVGAVVINIGTLDSSWIERMVLAVELANRHGKPVVLDPVGCGASSLRTHTSRRLAALAERLIIRANASEIIALAGDSSQGRGVDGLDRVESALAAGHYLADHYEASVVISGETDIIIHEKSEIRLRNGNTMMPFVTGMGCTLSALTGAFAAVGEASGVAAAAVMGVAGEVAGGQSPGPGSLQLNLLDTLYRLDAETLDKRLNIAVNTP from the coding sequence ATGAACACCAAACAAATCATTACCGCGCTCAAGGCGGTGCGGGTGCAAAAGCCGCTGGTGCTGAACATCACTAATTTTGTGGTGATGAACAACAGCGCCAACGGCCTGCTGGCGCTGGGGGCCTCGCCGATAATGGCCCACTCCCGGGAAGAGCTGGCGGAGCTGGTGCCCCTGGTGGGCGCCGTGGTGATTAATATCGGCACCCTGGACAGCAGCTGGATTGAACGCATGGTGCTGGCGGTGGAGCTGGCCAACCGGCACGGCAAGCCGGTGGTGCTGGATCCGGTGGGTTGCGGTGCCAGCAGCCTGCGCACCCATACCTCACGCCGGCTGGCTGCACTGGCCGAGCGGCTGATTATTCGTGCCAATGCCTCCGAGATCATCGCCCTGGCCGGCGATTCGTCACAGGGCAGGGGGGTGGACGGCCTGGATAGGGTGGAGTCGGCGCTGGCGGCGGGGCATTACCTGGCGGATCATTATGAGGCCAGTGTGGTGATCTCCGGTGAAACCGACATCATTATTCATGAAAAAAGCGAAATCAGGCTGCGTAATGGCAATACCATGATGCCCTTTGTCACCGGCATGGGCTGCACCCTGTCGGCGCTCACCGGCGCCTTTGCCGCCGTGGGCGAGGCCTCGGGGGTGGCCGCGGCGGCGGTGATGGGGGTTGCGGGTGAGGTGGCCGGCGGCCAGTCGCCGGGCCCGGGCAGCCTGCAGCTGAATCTGCTCGACACCCTTTACCGTCTGGATGCCGAGACCCTGGACAAGCGCCTGAATATTGCGGTGAACACCCCATGA